The Mus musculus strain C57BL/6J chromosome 2, GRCm38.p6 C57BL/6J genome has a window encoding:
- the Id1 gene encoding DNA-binding protein inhibitor ID-1 isoform 2 (isoform 2 is encoded by transcript variant 2): MKVASGSAAAAAGPSCSLKAGRTAGEVVLGLSEQSVAISRCAGTRLPALLDEQQVNVLLYDMNGCYSRLKELVPTLPQNRKVSKVEILQHVIDYIRDLQLELNSESEVGTTGGRGLPVRAPLSTLNGEISALAAEAACVPADDRILCR, encoded by the exons ATGAAGGTCGCCAGTGGCAGTGCCGCAGCCGCTGCAGGCCCTAGCTGTTCGCTGAAGGCGGGCAGGACAGCGGGCGAGGTGGTACTTGGTCTGTCGGAGCAAAGCGTGGCCATCTCGCGCTGCGCTGGGACGCGCCTGCCCGCCTTGCTGGACGAGCAGCAGGTGAACGTCCTGCTCTACGACATGAACGGCTGCTACTCACGCCTCAAGGAGCTGGTGCCCACCCTGCCCCAGAACCGCAAAGTGAGCAAGGTGGAGATCCTGCAGCATGTAATCGACTACATCAGGGACCTGCAGCTGGAGCTGAACTCGGAGTCTGAAGTCGGGACCACCGGAGGCCGGGGACTGCCTGTCCGCGCCCCGCTCAGCACCCTGAACGGCGAGATCAGTGCCTTGGCGGCCGAG GCGGCATGTGTTCCAGCCGACGATCGCATCTTGTGTCGCTGA
- the Id1 gene encoding DNA-binding protein inhibitor ID-1 isoform 3 (isoform 3 is encoded by transcript variant 3), giving the protein MKVASGSAAAAAGPSCSLKAGRTAGEVVLGLSEQSVAISRCAGTRLPALLDEQQVNVLLYDMNGCYSRLKELVPTLPQNRKVSKVEILQHVIDYIRDLQLELNSESEVGTTGGRGLPVRAPLSTLNGEISALAAEVRSEAEYYIILQWETEATGGGCPPSLLFRRIAI; this is encoded by the coding sequence ATGAAGGTCGCCAGTGGCAGTGCCGCAGCCGCTGCAGGCCCTAGCTGTTCGCTGAAGGCGGGCAGGACAGCGGGCGAGGTGGTACTTGGTCTGTCGGAGCAAAGCGTGGCCATCTCGCGCTGCGCTGGGACGCGCCTGCCCGCCTTGCTGGACGAGCAGCAGGTGAACGTCCTGCTCTACGACATGAACGGCTGCTACTCACGCCTCAAGGAGCTGGTGCCCACCCTGCCCCAGAACCGCAAAGTGAGCAAGGTGGAGATCCTGCAGCATGTAATCGACTACATCAGGGACCTGCAGCTGGAGCTGAACTCGGAGTCTGAAGTCGGGACCACCGGAGGCCGGGGACTGCCTGTCCGCGCCCCGCTCAGCACCCTGAACGGCGAGATCAGTGCCTTGGCGGCCGAGGTGAGGTCCGAGGCAGAGTATTACATTATTCTTCAGTGGGAAACCGAGGCCACGGGAGGCGGGTGTCCCCCTTCCTTACTTTTCAGGCGCATAGCTATTTAG
- the Id1 gene encoding DNA-binding protein inhibitor ID-1 isoform 1 (isoform 1 is encoded by transcript variant 1), which yields MKVASGSAAAAAGPSCSLKAGRTAGEVVLGLSEQSVAISRCAGTRLPALLDEQQVNVLLYDMNGCYSRLKELVPTLPQNRKVSKVEILQHVIDYIRDLQLELNSESEVGTTGGRGLPVRAPLSTLNGEISALAAEVRRHVFQPTIASCVAEAAH from the exons ATGAAGGTCGCCAGTGGCAGTGCCGCAGCCGCTGCAGGCCCTAGCTGTTCGCTGAAGGCGGGCAGGACAGCGGGCGAGGTGGTACTTGGTCTGTCGGAGCAAAGCGTGGCCATCTCGCGCTGCGCTGGGACGCGCCTGCCCGCCTTGCTGGACGAGCAGCAGGTGAACGTCCTGCTCTACGACATGAACGGCTGCTACTCACGCCTCAAGGAGCTGGTGCCCACCCTGCCCCAGAACCGCAAAGTGAGCAAGGTGGAGATCCTGCAGCATGTAATCGACTACATCAGGGACCTGCAGCTGGAGCTGAACTCGGAGTCTGAAGTCGGGACCACCGGAGGCCGGGGACTGCCTGTCCGCGCCCCGCTCAGCACCCTGAACGGCGAGATCAGTGCCTTGGCGGCCGAGGTGAG GCGGCATGTGTTCCAGCCGACGATCGCATCTTGTGTCGCTGAGGCGGCGCACTGA